The genomic segment ATAAATTAAGTGGGAAATAAGAAGGGATCGGGGAGAGGTTGGAGAAAAAGGGagcataaggaaaagaagggaaaaggattGTGGTAACAGTATTGATATGCCACTCTGAACCACTCTTGAGCTCTGTTCTTGATCCTGCCATATCCTACCCTGCTGACGTATTTAATTTTAATCCCTTGTTTTATGCTATACATTTAGAAATAATACTGTACTTAGATTTAAAATTTAaaggttaaaataaaaattaagtccTTCCGACAACCTCCTGCTAAAATGGCTCACACGGTGCTAAACATTAGTCACGATTTTCCAGTATTTAAATCTGGTTAGAGGCTGGGGACTGATAGCCATAGAAATGTGCAGAAGGAGCCTAGTTGTTTAAATTACTTTATGTAAATGGAATTGAACAGAATGAATCACAACCCCTCGAGAAATTGGTAGCACATCACTACAGCAATTAGGTTGAAGTGTGATAACATTAAATAGTTCAGAAAGGTAAAATCCTTAGGAGACACTGGCTGCCTGCTCACCGTTTGGCTGCCTGCTCGATGGTCTCCGCTGGCTGCACTTTGCCACCAAACCCATTCCATCGCCCTACCCCAAATCCACGTTTCTTCAGCCCCAAGAGAATTCGCTGCGGTTGAACCACCAGAACCAGGGTGAGCAGCTTGGAAGTGAACATGGCTCTATCTCCTGCAGTACCAAAATACAATGCTTTATTCATTTTCCAATTCGGCCCAACGTGATGACCATTTAGATatttttataaatacatttttagctGTAGTGAGGCCGTGAGATATCGAGACCTCAGAAATCTCCTCTTCAAAAGTTATCtattttgggggtttgtttttttttcacaactcatcaatcaaaataaaaaaaagaaagcggTGTAGTGCACGAACCTGATGCGGAGTCCGCGTTCCGCCCGGCGCGTGGCTCGCAGCGCGCGCAGGAGGCTGGGCTTCAGCAGCCCCTTCCGGACGTCGGCCGGTGAGTGCTGGGTGGCGGGGGGGAAGTAATTGGGGGCTGCACCAGGCGGCCGGAAGCTGGCGGAGGAGGAGgacgctgccgccgccgccgtaACGAAGTAGTGAGGTTGGTGCAAGGTCTGAGGTTAAGTTTTGTTTTCTTCCCGGAAGCAATAGACGGTTAGACATGGACATGTGGTAGGGTTTAAATGCAGCTGCTTCCCGTAAAGACGACGCGGAGCAGAATTCCTCCAGCTTGTACTGCCCTGTAGGAGCCCTGGCCCGCCCCGGGCTGGCTGGCAGCGATGAGCCGGTGAGTAGCAGGCCCCGGAAAGTGGAATGCACCCATACTGGCGAGTAAACCGGACGCATGAAGGGACTGCACCGTTTATATAGTTCTGCACTGCCACCATACGTTATGTGTGTTGGCGATTGATGCCGATAGTAGGACAAGGTACCGTGCCAAATAATCCATCAGAACTGTGCTGTTTACATTAGAACACTTCGTTGTGTAATCAGAGCGGGATTAGGCCACTATAACTATGTGTTTTAAACCTTATATcatctgtaaaaataaaatagtgactCGGCAGTGTTGAAAGCTTTTAGCTTATTTCATGCTTTTAGATGGCACTGTTGATGTCTGCAGGATCagatgagagaaaatttgcatgcactgtctccataacatgcacattttctctcatgcatattcattgtggatatcctgaaaacccgactggctgggggggtccccaggacagagttgggaacCGCTGTGTTAGTCTGAAATGGACTgtatccttgaaagctcatgtctcaataaattgattagtcaataaggtgccacctgcctcctgTCATTTTTGTTACCAGTGATATTAAGTTCTTTGCAAGCATTTTTTCTTATACTGTAATTTTTTTAGTAAAACAGAAATTATTTCTTGCTTTGTGGATGTTTTGGTGTGTTATGAAATTCTTCAAGTTAAATTGGTGGGTATATTAAAATCAAGATAATTGTTTAGGTATTGgttttcctttcactttttttttaagtcaaagtAATGGCTTTTACAATAATATTTTTTTAGCTTTACCACTTTTTCCAGCCTTTGAGCTTGTGATTCTTAACAGCTCAAAAGCAGTCATAGTAACCCATTGTTTATTTTAATGGGTTTGAATATCTATGTGATCTGACCATGTTTGGGAGAAGGCGAGGAAAAAATTATGATATTCTCATGGAATGTTACCGCATAGCACCATAGAAGAGGGTATAGCGCTATAAAGGTTCATggatccaatttttaaaggattcaaCAAATCAAACTTGAGAAATTGATGAGATCAACACATCCTTCATTTATTAATTAAATAATAATCTTGCAGATAGGTCTTTAGGCAACATCCTTAAGACCTGAAATTCAGAGGATGTAAAAGAATATATGCACATGAGTACATTCTTATAGAGAAGTCCTGAATATTTTGAgttggctttcttttttttttgcagtatgaAATATTTGTCCATTTCTGCAGCTCAGGGATTTTGCAGGTCTGAAGTCTATTTTAATACTGACACTCTGTTTCTAGGAATAAGGGCCTAATTCTAGGTCTTTTCCAAAGAACACAGaatggagaaaagccttaaggcctcattttaaaaggcccgtgcacctaaaaaaaaaaaaaggggttacgTGCAGAACTGCCAGGCCCAGCAAAAGGcatgtgtcgggggcgtggtctgggtggggggtgcgtcaggacagcgccattaaccgctgtcctggggaagcgtgtgccggcagctggccagcgtgtggcggttacttctgctctgaaggagcagtaagtaatgaaacaaaaaaaattgagtagctaggaaggggttaggggtcggagaggggaaagggtaggaaggttaggtaggggtatagggaattGGGGAAGCCCTGCTCGCATTGCCTTTTAAAATTTCGCCCATACATGTGCGCGTGGACATTAAAAATCcggcacacatgtgtgtgcaggaaatgtattttataacatgcgtgcgtggctttgaaaatctggtctTTAATGAATTGGGCTGTATGACTGTAGTTAGttgttttttaatgtattgtaGACCTGACTGTTATTTATGTATGCTTTTAAGTTTGCGGCATTTGATGATTGCCTCGCTTCAATTCCGAATGTTCCATGTGACAGTGAGGACCCAGAGATCCAAAACAGCAGCTGAACAGCACTGGTTGACAAGGCAGCAGAGAGATCCCTTTGTGAAGGCAGCACACAAAGAGAGTTATCGCTGCCGAAGTGCTTTCAAACTTCTGGAAATAGATGAGAAACATCGGATACTACACCCAGGACTTTGTGTGGTTGACTGTGGAGCTGCTCCAGGGGCATGGAGTCAAGTGGCCGTGCAGAAGGTGAATGCTGTTGGCAGTGGTAAGTAAAGTTCTTGAATAATTTAGTAGATGGATGTGTGAAGATAATAGATGCTCTAGAATAAACACGTTGCATGTTGAGGGGGTCTTTACAAGAACTTTAAAATCAAGGCCGTGTATTCtcagattacaaaataaaatcttaATGTGTTTAATAAAGTTTGATATAAATTTTAATACACCTTTTGAGCTTGCTACAAATTCATTCTATAGATATACTTTCTCTGTTAAAAGAGAAACTTGCAGGTTGTGTCTTGTAGATGATCTGGAAATTATCTTTGTTATggaggttttttttaacaaatattattttttatttttactactgTCTGATAGATCCAGAAACTCCAGTTGGTTTTGTAATGGGAGTGGATCTTCTTCACTGTGCACCTTTGGAGGGAGCAGTCTTCTTATCTAATGCTGACATCACTGATTCAAGCACCCACATGCAAATCAAGAATAGTCTTCCATCAGGGCAGGCTGACATCATCTTGAGTGATATGGCACCCAATGCCTGTGGGATCCGAGAcatggaccaccagagacttatTGGCATGTGCTTGTCACTTCTCGAGCTGGCCCAGGGCATTCTCATTCCTGGAGGTACCATTCTGTGCAAATTGTGGGATGGAAGAGAAAGCAGTGTCCTGCGGAACAGACTGCTGCAGGTCTTCCGGGATGTGAAGACTGTGAAACCACAGGCCAGTAGGAAAGAGTCTGCAGAGATATTCTTCCTGGCAAAATTTTACCAAAAACAAAAAGGCTCTTTCAGAgaataaatattttctctcaCAAATTAAGGAATTGTGCTATGACCTTAACAAGTGATggatacatatgtatatatttttatgccCTGCATAAACCTGTTTACATagaattttaaatgtttgagTTTTTTGTCTTTGAACATGGCAACGTGTGTTTACACTCAAATAGGCATCTAGTGTCTTGAGCTTCATAGTGGACCTCAAGATGTAGTTAGGCATTAAATATTGAATTCTAAAGAGATTGCAGTGTTTTGCACGACTGAGATCCGGAATACTCTTTCTGCCGAAAGTGTTGCTGCATACCGAGTCAGCATCTGAATTCTGTACCTTTCACAGGTTTTATTAACAACTCCCTGATGAAGATAAAAGACTATCATATGCaaattcccctgatgcagccctattgaaagagggcgaaactcggctggagtcgggcttatTGCATATTCTGATTCTACATAATAAATTTGCTATTGTtggacattaggctgcttattgtgtatttctgctTCCACGGCTTTATTaaacagccttccttgctgttttgttagTCCCTCACGCATGGGGAAGGTAGTCAGCATCTTTCATATGACCATTGTTAACCCAGAAAGATGAACAAGTATTTGGAAAATGTCGTCTGCTTGCTTTTAAACATTTTGATggtagcttgctttttttttttttttttaaagcattgttagtgctttatttttttaattgctgtATCTAGCTTAGATTCTTGGTCACCTAATGCATGAAAGTGCTAATGAATTGGTGTGGAACCTCTTACCTTGGTGCAGGGATTGGGAGAGTTTGGTGCCAATGGCTGTTGGCAGTGTTGGTGAAATCACTCATGAATTTAGCATCCTTAGgtcttgtttttaaattttaaaaaaggactttGACCATTGATTTCAAAGAATATTAAATTGGTGGAACCTACTGCTGTGAGTTCACAGCTGCCCATCATCAAACCTATTGATAAAAATAAActgacaggcaaaaaaaaccaaaacaggaatGGGCTGAGTTATGCATGGAGAATACCGTGAAATCCTTGGTCAAGTGTATGgagattaaaaaagcaaatagaatgttaggtattattaagaaaggaataaaAACTACAGAACCATTATGATATCCTATTTTATCAATCCATGATATGACAACACCTTTCTCAACATAGATATAGAAAGGGAAACCAGAATGATGAAGGGAAGGGCTCCCCTTTGAATAATG from the Rhinatrema bivittatum chromosome 14, aRhiBiv1.1, whole genome shotgun sequence genome contains:
- the MRM2 gene encoding rRNA methyltransferase 2, mitochondrial isoform X2, whose amino-acid sequence is MSRLRHLMIASLQFRMFHVTVRTQRSKTAAEQHWLTRQQRDPFVKAAHKESYRCRSAFKLLEIDEKHRILHPGLCVVDCGAAPGAWSQVAVQKVNAVGSDPETPVGFVMGVDLLHCAPLEGAVFLSNADITDSSTHMQIKNSLPSGQADIILSDMAPNACGIRDMDHQRLIGMCLSLLELAQGILIPGGTILCKLWDGRESSVLRNRLLQVFRDVKTVKPQASRKESAEIFFLAKFYQKQKGSFRE
- the MRM2 gene encoding rRNA methyltransferase 2, mitochondrial isoform X4, with the translated sequence MPIVGQVRTQRSKTAAEQHWLTRQQRDPFVKAAHKESYRCRSAFKLLEIDEKHRILHPGLCVVDCGAAPGAWSQVAVQKVNAVGSDPETPVGFVMGVDLLHCAPLEGAVFLSNADITDSSTHMQIKNSLPSGQADIILSDMAPNACGIRDMDHQRLIGMCLSLLELAQGILIPGGTILCKLWDGRESSVLRNRLLQVFRDVKTVKPQASRKESAEIFFLAKFYQKQKGSFRE
- the MRM2 gene encoding rRNA methyltransferase 2, mitochondrial isoform X1, which codes for MLLSLRHLMIASLQFRMFHVTVRTQRSKTAAEQHWLTRQQRDPFVKAAHKESYRCRSAFKLLEIDEKHRILHPGLCVVDCGAAPGAWSQVAVQKVNAVGSDPETPVGFVMGVDLLHCAPLEGAVFLSNADITDSSTHMQIKNSLPSGQADIILSDMAPNACGIRDMDHQRLIGMCLSLLELAQGILIPGGTILCKLWDGRESSVLRNRLLQVFRDVKTVKPQASRKESAEIFFLAKFYQKQKGSFRE
- the MRM2 gene encoding rRNA methyltransferase 2, mitochondrial isoform X3, with the translated sequence MIASLQFRMFHVTVRTQRSKTAAEQHWLTRQQRDPFVKAAHKESYRCRSAFKLLEIDEKHRILHPGLCVVDCGAAPGAWSQVAVQKVNAVGSDPETPVGFVMGVDLLHCAPLEGAVFLSNADITDSSTHMQIKNSLPSGQADIILSDMAPNACGIRDMDHQRLIGMCLSLLELAQGILIPGGTILCKLWDGRESSVLRNRLLQVFRDVKTVKPQASRKESAEIFFLAKFYQKQKGSFRE